DNA sequence from the Arthrobacter jinronghuae genome:
GCCGGACAGCACCCGTCCCTGCGGCAGCGCCTTCGTACTGAACCCCTGTTCGAAGATATGTTCGATTATCTCGGGGTCCACGCCCGCGCCGTCGTCCTGCACCTCGATCAGCAGCTGGCCGTCTCCGCTGCCCAGGTACAGGCGCACGGAGTCCTCCGCGGCGTCGAACGCGTTGTCCAGCAGGTTGCCGATGATGGTCACCAGCTCCACCGGTTCCAGCCCGGCCCCGCTGAATCGTCCCGTTTCCGGGCCCACCTCGATGTCCAGTTCGATGCCGCGCTCGCGGGCCTGCGCCGCCTTGCCCATCAGCAGGGCGGTTACCGCCGGTTCCTCCACGACGGCCAGCACTTCGTCATTGAGCTGCTGGGACTGTTCCAGATCGGCGGTGGCAAACCGCAGGGCTTCATCGCTGCGCCCCAGCTCGATCAGGGACGCCAGCGTGTGCACGCGGTTGGCGTGCTCATGGGCCTGGGCGCTCAGGGCATCGGCCAGCGTCCGCATGGAGGCCAGTTCACCGGTGAGGGATTCGACGTCGGTATGGTCCCGCAGCGTAGTGACCGTGCCGAACCGCCGGCCGTGCGGCCCTGCGGACACCGCTGCGGACTGGTTGACCACCAGGATGCGCTCGCCGGTGAGGTGGATTTCCTCCCTGGCGTCCCGGCCGGAGCGCAACAGGGATGCCAGCGGTCCGGGAAGATCCGGCAGTTCCCGGCACCGCACGGCGGGATCTGCCGGCGGCAGCCCCAGCAGGACGGCGGCTTCGTCGTTGTAGAGCACCAACTGTCCCCGGTCATTGAGCAGCAGCAGCCCCTCACGCACCGAATGCAGCGCCGAATCGTAGAAAGCGTACATGTGTGTCAGCTCCGCGGGACCGAGGCCGTGCGTGGCCCGGCGCAGATAGCGGCTGAGCAGGTAGGACCCCACGGCTCCGGCAGCGAGCGCGGCCGCGTCGATGGCGAACAGCTCCGGCAGCCGTGCATCGCGGGCAATGGCCACCCGGTCCACCGTGATGCCGGCGGCGACCAGCGCGGTGACGTTGCCGGCGTCGTCGTACACCGGGGTGACGGCGCGGACCGAGGGTCCCAGCGTGCCGGTGTAGGTTTCCGTGAAGCTCTCTCCCGCCAGGGCCGGATCGATGGAACCGATGTAGGGCCTGCCGATCTGCTCGGCGTTCCGGTGCGTGAACCGCGTGCGGTCCGTGTCCATGATGGTCAGGAAGTCCACCCCGACGTCGTCCATCACCTCCCGCGCATAGTCCTGCAGGCCCGCCGGATCGGTGGAGTCGACGGCGGTGCGGACGGCATCCGCGGCAGCCACGGTGCCGGCGACGGCGAGCATCCGGGAGCCCGTTTCCTCATACGTGTTCTCTTCGGCCTGCTGGTACAGCCCCCAGGCGATCCCGCCCGAAACGCACAGGATGAACGCAAGCTGGGCCAGGAACAGCCGTCCTGCCAGGCTCCGTCGGTGCACGTTTGGTCCTTTGTCGCGGATCCTTACGGGGCGTAAGGAGTTTTCTTGAGAACAATATGAACACAAGGGTGACTGTGATCACATAAGCATCGAAGATGGAAGCCGACCACACGCATCAAGGAGTACCGCCATGGCAGCTGCCGCTAATCCCTACGACGGTTCACAGAAGAGCCGTAAGCGGGACAGAACACATTTCCTCTACATCGCCGTAATCGCTGCGGTGGTGCTCGGTGCCGTACTCGGGCTTCTTGCCCCCGAGTTCGCGAAGAGCCTCAAGCCCCTCGGAACGGGGTTCATCAACCTCATCAAGATGATGATTGCCCCCGTCATCTTCTGCACCATTGTCCTAGGCATCGGATCAATCGCCAAAGCAGCCACGGTCGGCAAGGTGGGCGGCCTGGCGCTTGGCTACTTCATCATCATGTCCACCTTCGCGCTGGCCATCGGCCTCGTGGTGGGTAACCTCATCCACCCGGGCGAAGGCCTGGACCTGCAGGCTTCCGCTGGTGCCGCCCCGGCTGCCCCCGAGGAAGGGGAGGGGATGACGGGCTTCCTTCTGAGCATCATCCCCACCACACTGCTGGCCTCCCTCACCGGCGAGTCCATCCTGCAGACCCTGTTTGTTGCCCTGCTGGTCGGCTTTGCCCTGCAGAAGATGGGACCGGCGGGAGCGCCGGTGCTCAAGGGAATCGGCTACATCCAGGCCCTGGTGTTCCGGATCCTCATGATGATCATGTGGCTGGCTCCCATCGGCGCCTTCGGTGCCATCTCCGCCGTCGTCGGCGAGACCGGCATCCAGGCGATCGTGAGCATGGCCACCCTGATGGTTGCCTTCTACATCACCTGCATCCTCTTCATCGTCGTCATCCTGGGCGGGCTGCTGAAGCTGGTCACCGGGTTCAGCATCTTCAAGCTCATGCGGTACCTGGGCCGTGAGTACCTGCTGATCTTCTCCACCTCCTCTTCCGAGGTGGCCCTGCCCCGCCTGATCGCAAAGATGGAACACCTGGGCATTTCCAAGCCCGTGGTCGGCGTTACGGTTCCGACCGGTTATTCCTTCAACCTCGACGGAACCGCCATCTACCTGACCATGGCCGCACTGTTCGTGGCCTCGGCCATGGGCAAGCCGCTGGAACTGGGCGAACAGATTTCCCTGCTGGTCTTCATGATCATTGCCTCGAAGGGCGCCGCAGGCGTCACCGGTGCAGGCCTGGCCACGCTGGCCGGCGGACTGCAGTCCCACCGCCCCGACCTGATCGAAGGCGTGGGCCTGATTGTCGGCATCGACCGCTTTATGTCCGAGGCCCGCGCCCTGACCAACTTCACCGGCAACGCCGTGGCCACCGTCCTCATCGGCACCTGGACCAAGGAAATCGACAAGGAACAGGTCAAGGCGGTCCTGGACCGCGAACTGCCCTTCGACGAAGCGAGCATGAACGTCGACGCCGGCACTGACGAACCGCGGCAGACGGCGGAATCCGCCGAACTGGCCGCCACGGTTCCCAGCCCTGCCGGCAGTTCCGCAGTCGCCGGCACCGCCGGCGATCCGCGGCACTAAGGCGCCAGCACTACAACCGGCAGTACCTCGAAACGCGCTCCGCCCCGGAAGACACCGGGGCGGAGCGCGTTTTGCGTGTGCTGCCGGCGGGAATCCGGGCGAGTGCATAATGGTCCTCGATGCCCGCTCTACGAAACGGTGGACCTTCCATGACAGCACTTGGCCCCTATCTGCCGCGCGGGACATTGAGCAGCCGGGTGCAGCCGACCCTCGACGCGGACGGCCTGGTCCTGCGGCCCTGGCGCGACGACGACGCCGCCGTGGTGGCGGAGGCGTACGGCGAGCCGGACATCTCGCACTTCAACCGGCGGACGATGGCAACCGAAGCCGAAGCCCTTGAATGGATCCGCCGCTGGAGTACCCGCTGGCAGGAGGAATCCGGTGCCAACTGGGCCGTATGCAGCAGCGGCCGGAACGTGGTGGGGCGCGTGGCTCTCAGCCGCGTCAATCTGTACGAAGGCGATGCTGAACTGGGCTATTGGGTGCTTCCGGGGGATCGGGGAAACGCGGTGGCATCCCGGGCCGTGGACGCGCTGGCGCGGTGGGCCTTCGGCGCGGCAGGCCTCATGCGCCTCCAGCTTTCCCACTCGGTGCGCAACCAGGCTTCCTGCGCCGTCGCCCGGAAGACCGGTTTCGCGTTGGAAGGAACCAAGCGCAGTGCCCTCAGGCATGCCGACGGCTGGCACGACATGCATCTGCATGCTGCCGTCCGCCCTCAACGTTCGAGTTCTACTTGAGCGTCAAGGCTCGCCGGTCATCACAGCCCTGATTCGCGGGATGGCCGTGGCGCGGCTGTAACCTTGACAAAGACAGCCCGCAGCAAAGCTAGATACGGAAGCGTGGATTTATACGTGAGCAGCGAACAGGGTTCATCAACTCTGCAGGACGCAACCGGAGCCGACACGGCGATGGGTCCAACCGGACGTCCCCTGACGGTATTCCCCGAGCCTCCCGTCCTCACGTCCCATGGTCCTGCCCGGATCATTGCGATGGTGAACCAGAAGGGCGGGGTCGGCAAGACCACCTCCACCATCAACCTTGGTGCCGCCCTCGCGGAAGCCGGCCGCCGCGTGCTGCTGGTGGACTTTGACCCGCAGGGCGCCCTGTCCGCAGGGATGGGAGCCAACCCGCACGAGCTGGACCTCACCGTCTACAACGTGCTGATGGACCGGAAGGTGGATATCCGCGAGGCGATCCACGAAACCTCCATCGAGAACATCCACCTGCTGCCGGCCAATATCGACCTTTCCGCAGCCGAGGTGCAGCTCGTGAACGAGGTGGCCCGCGAGCAGGTG
Encoded proteins:
- a CDS encoding sensor histidine kinase, giving the protein MHRRSLAGRLFLAQLAFILCVSGGIAWGLYQQAEENTYEETGSRMLAVAGTVAAADAVRTAVDSTDPAGLQDYAREVMDDVGVDFLTIMDTDRTRFTHRNAEQIGRPYIGSIDPALAGESFTETYTGTLGPSVRAVTPVYDDAGNVTALVAAGITVDRVAIARDARLPELFAIDAAALAAGAVGSYLLSRYLRRATHGLGPAELTHMYAFYDSALHSVREGLLLLNDRGQLVLYNDEAAVLLGLPPADPAVRCRELPDLPGPLASLLRSGRDAREEIHLTGERILVVNQSAAVSAGPHGRRFGTVTTLRDHTDVESLTGELASMRTLADALSAQAHEHANRVHTLASLIELGRSDEALRFATADLEQSQQLNDEVLAVVEEPAVTALLMGKAAQARERGIELDIEVGPETGRFSGAGLEPVELVTIIGNLLDNAFDAAEDSVRLYLGSGDGQLLIEVQDDGAGVDPEIIEHIFEQGFSTKALPQGRVLSGRGIGLALVRQAVTRLGGSIQVLGGPGACFSVELPLPDSASTPAPQAPAPRAEAAS
- a CDS encoding cation:dicarboxylate symporter family transporter yields the protein MAAAANPYDGSQKSRKRDRTHFLYIAVIAAVVLGAVLGLLAPEFAKSLKPLGTGFINLIKMMIAPVIFCTIVLGIGSIAKAATVGKVGGLALGYFIIMSTFALAIGLVVGNLIHPGEGLDLQASAGAAPAAPEEGEGMTGFLLSIIPTTLLASLTGESILQTLFVALLVGFALQKMGPAGAPVLKGIGYIQALVFRILMMIMWLAPIGAFGAISAVVGETGIQAIVSMATLMVAFYITCILFIVVILGGLLKLVTGFSIFKLMRYLGREYLLIFSTSSSEVALPRLIAKMEHLGISKPVVGVTVPTGYSFNLDGTAIYLTMAALFVASAMGKPLELGEQISLLVFMIIASKGAAGVTGAGLATLAGGLQSHRPDLIEGVGLIVGIDRFMSEARALTNFTGNAVATVLIGTWTKEIDKEQVKAVLDRELPFDEASMNVDAGTDEPRQTAESAELAATVPSPAGSSAVAGTAGDPRH
- a CDS encoding GNAT family N-acetyltransferase; this encodes MTALGPYLPRGTLSSRVQPTLDADGLVLRPWRDDDAAVVAEAYGEPDISHFNRRTMATEAEALEWIRRWSTRWQEESGANWAVCSSGRNVVGRVALSRVNLYEGDAELGYWVLPGDRGNAVASRAVDALARWAFGAAGLMRLQLSHSVRNQASCAVARKTGFALEGTKRSALRHADGWHDMHLHAAVRPQRSSST